A genomic segment from Deltaproteobacteria bacterium encodes:
- the nusB gene encoding transcription antitermination factor NusB has protein sequence MTSRRRGREIALQILYQCDWNTINDVDKAVKEYTTGLAPEAISENDPALEFGRTRLIGVLTHKAEIDAILKKNAKRWRLERMASVDRNILRIGTFELCYCPDIPPKVAINEALELAKKFCSRESSAFVNGILDAVLKEREKTQKTRSQRS, from the coding sequence TTGACCTCCCGCCGCAGAGGGCGAGAGATCGCCCTTCAGATCCTTTACCAATGTGACTGGAATACAATTAACGACGTAGATAAGGCTGTTAAGGAATATACCACCGGACTGGCTCCAGAGGCTATTTCTGAAAATGATCCTGCCCTGGAGTTCGGCCGGACCCGGCTGATAGGGGTGCTTACCCACAAGGCGGAGATCGATGCCATCCTGAAAAAGAACGCCAAGCGGTGGCGGCTGGAAAGAATGGCCAGTGTAGACAGAAACATTTTGCGCATTGGGACCTTTGAGTTATGTTACTGTCCTGACATTCCTCCCAAAGTAGCCATAAATGAGGCCCTTGAGCTTGCAAAAAAGTTTTGCAGCAGAGAATCAAGCGCCTTTGTCAACGGTATCCTGGATGCAGTCTTAAAGGAGAGGGAGAAGACGCAAAAGACGCGGTCACAGAGATCATGA